Proteins from a single region of Pseudarthrobacter sp. NIBRBAC000502772:
- a CDS encoding sugar kinase, translating into MTALDILCVGETMAVITPAKAEPLLRAEACLLGFGGAESNVAAHLAEFGYRTGWASRLGQDPFGDRIIEGLEARGVDVSLVTRDSAAPTGVYFKDPDLGHGAKALYYRAGSAASRMAPDDSRSWPLEQTGWIHTSGINAALSASCSDLTRHLLTIAPDAGYKVSFDVNYRPALWNVEVAAPRLLELANMATVVLVGLDEAETLWGCNTADDVAALLHGPRHLVIKDSATEAVEFVREDNNLEHVFRVPAHRVDVVEPVGAGDAFAAGYLAGLLRGDGPEDRLALGHSFAAWTLGTRADFRPGHGTVPRSFGSNGNRISVS; encoded by the coding sequence ATGACGGCACTGGACATCCTGTGCGTCGGAGAGACCATGGCAGTCATCACGCCGGCGAAAGCCGAGCCCCTTCTCCGGGCCGAAGCATGCCTGCTCGGCTTCGGAGGAGCCGAATCCAACGTCGCTGCCCATCTGGCCGAGTTTGGCTACAGGACCGGATGGGCAAGCAGGCTCGGCCAGGACCCCTTCGGTGACCGCATCATCGAGGGCCTTGAGGCACGTGGTGTCGACGTCAGCTTGGTCACCCGTGACAGCGCCGCCCCCACGGGCGTGTATTTCAAGGACCCCGACCTCGGCCACGGCGCCAAGGCCCTCTATTACAGGGCGGGATCGGCGGCCTCCCGGATGGCGCCCGATGACTCCCGGAGCTGGCCGCTGGAGCAGACAGGCTGGATCCACACCAGCGGTATCAACGCCGCGCTCTCGGCCTCGTGCTCGGACCTGACCCGGCACCTCCTCACCATCGCACCAGACGCGGGCTACAAAGTCTCCTTCGACGTCAACTACCGCCCGGCCTTGTGGAACGTTGAGGTCGCGGCGCCGCGCCTGCTGGAACTGGCCAACATGGCCACTGTGGTCCTCGTCGGCCTCGACGAAGCTGAAACATTGTGGGGCTGCAATACTGCCGACGACGTCGCCGCGCTCCTGCACGGCCCACGCCACCTCGTCATCAAGGACTCGGCCACGGAAGCAGTGGAATTCGTCCGCGAGGACAACAACCTTGAGCACGTGTTCCGCGTCCCTGCCCACCGCGTCGACGTCGTCGAACCCGTGGGAGCCGGAGACGCATTTGCCGCCGGCTACCTCGCCGGGCTGCTCCGGGGAGACGGCCCGGAAGACCGGCTGGCACTCGGACACTCTTTCGCTGCCTGGACCTTGGGGACACGCGCGGACTTCCGGCCGGGCCACGGCACCGTTCCCCGCAGCTTTGGATCCAACGGCAACCGCATCAGCGTCAGCTGA
- a CDS encoding bifunctional 4-hydroxy-2-oxoglutarate aldolase/2-dehydro-3-deoxy-phosphogluconate aldolase, whose product MAHTLPQNWFHDDFFRVPVIAVLRGLAPAEAVRSATRAWDAGVEHVEVTIETPDAIPSLAAVASAATERGVAVGAGTIVSVEQLDAAAAANASFTVSPGLDDSIVHESIRRGLPHLPGVATASEILRARAFGMSWVKAFPASVLGPDWVKAMKGPFPDVQFIATGGMRAATALTYLDAGVSVVGLSSDFSTDDGAAAVRELVALLTSARY is encoded by the coding sequence TTGGCACACACCCTCCCTCAGAACTGGTTCCACGACGATTTCTTCCGGGTTCCGGTCATTGCCGTCCTCCGCGGTCTTGCTCCGGCAGAGGCCGTCAGGTCAGCAACCCGGGCCTGGGACGCGGGCGTTGAACACGTCGAAGTGACAATCGAGACCCCCGATGCGATACCTTCACTCGCCGCTGTCGCCAGCGCAGCGACTGAGCGTGGCGTCGCCGTCGGCGCCGGAACCATCGTCAGCGTGGAACAGCTCGACGCTGCCGCAGCAGCCAACGCATCCTTCACAGTCTCCCCGGGCCTGGACGACAGCATTGTCCACGAAAGTATCCGCCGCGGCCTTCCTCATCTGCCCGGTGTGGCGACCGCCAGCGAAATCCTCCGGGCCAGGGCCTTCGGGATGTCCTGGGTCAAGGCGTTCCCGGCGTCCGTCCTGGGGCCGGACTGGGTCAAAGCCATGAAGGGACCGTTCCCGGACGTACAGTTCATCGCCACCGGCGGAATGCGGGCAGCCACGGCCCTCACGTACCTCGATGCCGGCGTCAGCGTCGTCGGACTCAGCTCAGACTTTTCAACCGACGACGGCGCCGCGGCAGTCAGGGAGCTCGTGGCATTACTGACCTCGGCCCGATATTAA